The proteins below come from a single Aptenodytes patagonicus chromosome 2, bAptPat1.pri.cur, whole genome shotgun sequence genomic window:
- the FAM237B gene encoding protein FAM237B, producing MEFVWKRRWYLQLGCILILNLVYANLDYQKETPPSLGQIDHQCWEVSSHGLVEMKKLKVADTVIALWDFMMFLKESPKPKHNELFNDLAQNFWDMYVDCVLSRSHGMGRRQLMSPKYSSTYSHRTLEGSAFTNPF from the exons ATGGAATTTGTATGGAAAAGAAGGTGGTATCTTCAGCTGGGCTGTATATTGATACTGAATTTGGTTTATGCCAATCTAGACTATCAGAAAGAAACTCCTCCAAGCCTGGGTCAGATTGACCATCAGTGCTGGGAGGTGTCGTCCCATGGGCTGGTGGAAATGAAGAAACTCAAGGTAGCAGATACGGTCATTGCTCTCTGGGACTTCATGATGTTCCTAAAGGAATCCCCTAAGCCCAAGCACAATGAACTCTTCAATGATTTAGCCCAGAACTTCTGGGATATGTATGTAGACTGTGTGCTCTCAAGATCCCATGGAATGGGCAGAAGACAATTAATGTCTCCCAAATACTCTTCCACATACTCACATAGAACTTTAGAAG GGTCTGCTTTCACCAACCCATTTTAG